One genomic segment of Mesoterricola silvestris includes these proteins:
- a CDS encoding sigma-54-dependent Fis family transcriptional regulator — protein MPTSGSTDSAAIRRARFLFLERGEVPPWLPGPLVSSWQRCAVLGVPHERPEISEPVMQREFRLARERSETLLGLAATELDALGECMEDTPGLVLLTDADGMVLERRGNLDFLQKAEQVALQPGVNWSEQARGTNAIGTALTEHRSVLVRGCQHFCQSNEILTCSAVPVLTPTGEMAGVLDISSDPRLAPGYARGLIQMAVAQIEHRWFSLDLRGRRMVTLHANPALLGTWQEAILLFEEDVLVAANRVAITLLGLEWGSLRHVRYAHLFAGAMPEGLVVAVVMRDGRKVFARSFSQKPPAVAVPEPDRGRAVPGDSARRVPRGRSAADPDPERRRGPAGIYWDAASREQLNLAVRAVNAGVPVMILGETGTGKELFTRALHAASKRGHRNLVMLNCAAIPEGLIESELFGYEDGAFTGARQKGSPGKIKDADGGILFLDEIGDMPLSMQARLLRVLQSKEVAPLGGSRAAVVDFVPVCATHRNLEAEVAAGRMRQDLFYRLHHFCVRLTPLRERPDFPVLLDTLLQGSGAGERGIDLAPEARAVLQAHTWPGNLRELANLLRTLVALADDGTLLGVEDLPPEYRRPPSAPAPAPPPPAVGPLHLDALTRQAVEQAIAANKGNMTAAAKALGLHRSTLYRMLGRPKVPGR, from the coding sequence ATGCCCACCTCTGGATCCACCGACAGCGCCGCCATCCGCAGGGCCCGCTTCCTCTTCCTGGAGCGCGGGGAGGTACCGCCCTGGCTGCCGGGACCGCTGGTGAGTTCCTGGCAGCGCTGCGCGGTCCTGGGCGTTCCCCACGAGCGGCCCGAGATCTCGGAACCGGTGATGCAGCGGGAGTTCCGCCTGGCCCGGGAACGCAGCGAAACGCTGCTGGGCCTGGCCGCCACCGAACTGGACGCCCTGGGCGAATGCATGGAGGACACGCCGGGCCTGGTGCTCCTCACCGACGCCGACGGCATGGTGCTGGAGCGGCGGGGCAATCTGGATTTCCTCCAGAAGGCCGAGCAGGTCGCCCTCCAGCCCGGCGTGAACTGGAGCGAGCAGGCCCGCGGCACCAACGCCATCGGCACGGCCCTCACGGAGCACCGCTCGGTGCTGGTGCGCGGCTGCCAGCATTTCTGCCAATCCAACGAGATCCTCACCTGCAGCGCGGTGCCCGTGCTCACCCCCACGGGCGAGATGGCCGGGGTGCTGGACATCTCCAGCGATCCGCGCCTGGCGCCGGGCTACGCCCGGGGCCTCATCCAGATGGCCGTGGCCCAGATCGAGCACCGCTGGTTCTCCCTGGACCTGCGCGGCCGCCGCATGGTCACCCTCCACGCCAACCCCGCCCTGCTGGGCACCTGGCAGGAAGCCATCCTCCTGTTCGAAGAGGACGTCCTGGTGGCCGCCAACCGCGTCGCCATCACGCTCCTGGGCCTGGAGTGGGGATCGCTGCGGCACGTGCGCTACGCGCACCTCTTCGCGGGGGCCATGCCCGAGGGCCTCGTGGTGGCGGTGGTCATGCGCGACGGCCGGAAGGTCTTCGCCCGCAGCTTCAGCCAGAAGCCCCCCGCCGTCGCCGTGCCCGAACCGGACCGCGGGCGGGCCGTCCCCGGCGATTCCGCCCGGAGGGTCCCGCGGGGCCGGAGCGCCGCCGACCCCGATCCGGAGCGCCGGCGTGGCCCCGCGGGGATCTACTGGGACGCCGCCAGCCGCGAGCAGCTCAACCTCGCGGTGCGGGCCGTGAACGCCGGCGTGCCCGTGATGATCCTGGGCGAGACCGGCACGGGCAAGGAACTGTTCACCCGGGCCCTCCACGCCGCCAGCAAGCGGGGCCACCGGAACCTGGTGATGCTCAACTGTGCGGCCATTCCCGAAGGCCTCATCGAATCCGAACTGTTCGGCTACGAGGACGGCGCCTTCACGGGCGCCCGCCAGAAGGGCAGCCCCGGCAAGATCAAGGACGCCGACGGCGGCATCCTCTTCCTGGACGAGATCGGCGATATGCCCCTGTCCATGCAGGCCCGGCTGCTGCGGGTGCTGCAGAGCAAGGAAGTGGCGCCCCTGGGGGGAAGCCGGGCCGCCGTGGTGGACTTCGTGCCCGTGTGCGCCACCCACCGGAACCTGGAGGCCGAAGTGGCCGCCGGACGCATGCGCCAGGACCTGTTCTACCGGCTCCACCACTTCTGCGTGCGCCTCACCCCCCTGCGGGAACGCCCGGATTTCCCGGTGCTGCTGGACACCCTGCTGCAGGGCAGCGGCGCCGGCGAGCGCGGCATCGACCTCGCCCCCGAGGCCCGGGCGGTGCTGCAGGCCCACACCTGGCCGGGCAACCTGCGGGAGCTGGCGAACCTCCTGCGCACCCTCGTGGCCCTGGCCGATGACGGCACCCTCCTCGGCGTGGAGGACCTGCCGCCCGAGTACCGCCG
- a CDS encoding 4Fe-4S dicluster domain-containing protein, whose amino-acid sequence MTKLLMIHPDKCTGCKNCSLACVFGHEGQFRPAGTRVHVYTWEREGFSVPMMCQQCDDASCMKVCPTGALHRPQGGDLVVYEKDKCIGCRMCTMACPFGNAVYDGATGAILKCDTCGGKPECVRMCPSGALEYIDDNISTRSRKKSFAAKFKAAIQEG is encoded by the coding sequence ATGACAAAACTGCTCATGATCCATCCGGACAAATGCACCGGTTGCAAGAACTGCTCGCTTGCCTGTGTGTTCGGGCATGAGGGCCAGTTCCGCCCCGCCGGCACGCGGGTCCACGTGTACACCTGGGAGCGCGAGGGCTTCTCCGTTCCCATGATGTGCCAGCAGTGCGACGACGCCTCCTGCATGAAGGTGTGTCCCACCGGCGCCCTGCACCGGCCCCAGGGGGGCGACCTGGTGGTGTACGAGAAGGACAAGTGCATCGGCTGCCGCATGTGCACCATGGCGTGCCCCTTCGGGAACGCGGTGTACGACGGGGCCACCGGCGCCATCCTCAAGTGCGACACCTGCGGCGGCAAGCCGGAGTGCGTGCGCATGTGCCCCAGCGGCGCCCTGGAATACATCGACGACAACATCTCCACGCGATCCCGCAAGAAGTCATTCGCCGCCAAGTTCAAAGCGGCCATCCAGGAGGGCTGA
- a CDS encoding aldehyde ferredoxin oxidoreductase family protein, translating into MYGWVGTVLRVNLTTGAITREATNPKDAALFIGARGLGTKIMTDEVDPKVDPLSPENKLIFAPGPFSGTFAPSGGRYNVVTKGPLTGTIAASNSGGSFGPELKYAGYDLVIFEGRAPKPVYLWIKDDVVELRDATHLWGKQVPETTEALRAETDEEAKVACIGPAGEKLVLFAAIMNEMHRAAGRTGVGAVMGSKNLKAVVVVGMGAVKVADPKGFMAAVDKAREGVRLHPVGGAGLKAYGTDVLVNILNETGALPTRNFDDGHFPTANKVGGETLSDSVLVRAKGCYSCVISCGRVTKVSNPKYRGEGEGPEYEAAWGFGPDCGIDDMEAVTKANFLCNEYGMDSITVGATIACAMDLFKAGHLTLKDTGGLDLSFGNGAMMVELTRMMGEREGIGDKLALGSYRFAEAFGHPEFSMTVKKQEMPAYDPRGIQGIGLNYATNNRGGCHVRGYTIAVEVLGNGAKLDPRVTAEKPFWVKLFQDLTAAIDSSGACLFGTFGMGGDDFAAMLSTITGVPYTTEDYLRAGERVWNLERQWNLKAGFTHSDDNLPERLLKSPIKTGPAKGEVNRLGEMLPEYYKLRGWDDQGVPTQAKLQELSLV; encoded by the coding sequence ATGTACGGATGGGTCGGCACGGTGCTACGCGTGAACCTCACGACGGGCGCAATCACCCGGGAAGCCACCAACCCCAAGGACGCCGCGCTCTTCATCGGCGCCCGGGGCCTGGGCACGAAGATCATGACGGACGAGGTGGATCCCAAGGTGGATCCCCTTTCCCCGGAGAACAAGCTCATCTTCGCGCCGGGGCCCTTCTCGGGCACCTTCGCGCCTTCGGGCGGGCGCTACAACGTCGTCACCAAGGGCCCCCTCACCGGGACCATCGCCGCCTCCAATTCCGGCGGCTCCTTCGGCCCCGAGCTGAAGTACGCGGGCTACGATCTGGTCATCTTCGAAGGCCGGGCCCCCAAGCCCGTCTACCTGTGGATCAAGGATGACGTGGTGGAGCTGCGGGACGCCACCCACCTGTGGGGCAAGCAGGTGCCCGAAACCACCGAGGCCCTGCGGGCGGAGACGGACGAGGAGGCGAAGGTCGCCTGCATCGGCCCCGCCGGGGAAAAGCTGGTGCTCTTCGCGGCGATCATGAACGAGATGCACCGGGCCGCGGGCCGCACCGGCGTCGGGGCGGTCATGGGCTCCAAGAACCTCAAGGCCGTGGTGGTGGTGGGCATGGGCGCCGTGAAGGTGGCCGATCCCAAGGGCTTCATGGCCGCCGTGGACAAGGCCCGGGAAGGCGTGCGCCTGCACCCGGTGGGCGGCGCGGGCCTCAAGGCCTACGGCACCGACGTGCTGGTGAACATCCTCAACGAGACCGGCGCGCTGCCCACCCGCAACTTCGACGACGGCCACTTCCCCACCGCCAATAAGGTGGGCGGCGAGACCCTCAGCGATTCGGTGCTGGTGCGGGCCAAGGGCTGCTATTCCTGCGTCATCAGCTGCGGACGGGTCACCAAGGTCTCCAACCCCAAGTACCGGGGCGAGGGGGAAGGCCCCGAGTACGAGGCGGCCTGGGGCTTCGGCCCGGACTGCGGCATCGATGACATGGAGGCCGTCACCAAGGCCAATTTCCTGTGCAACGAGTACGGCATGGATTCCATCACCGTGGGCGCCACCATCGCCTGCGCCATGGACCTCTTCAAGGCGGGCCACCTGACCCTCAAGGACACCGGGGGCCTGGATCTGAGCTTCGGCAACGGGGCCATGATGGTGGAACTCACCCGCATGATGGGCGAGCGGGAGGGCATCGGCGACAAGCTGGCCCTGGGCTCGTACCGCTTCGCGGAGGCCTTCGGCCACCCCGAATTCTCCATGACCGTGAAGAAGCAGGAGATGCCCGCCTACGATCCCCGGGGCATCCAGGGCATCGGCCTCAACTACGCCACCAACAACCGGGGCGGCTGCCACGTGCGGGGCTACACCATCGCGGTGGAGGTGCTGGGCAACGGCGCCAAGCTGGATCCCCGGGTCACCGCGGAGAAGCCCTTCTGGGTCAAGCTCTTCCAGGACCTCACGGCGGCCATCGATTCCTCGGGGGCCTGCCTTTTCGGGACCTTCGGCATGGGCGGCGACGATTTCGCGGCCATGCTCTCCACCATCACCGGCGTGCCCTACACCACGGAGGACTACCTCCGCGCCGGCGAGCGGGTCTGGAACCTGGAGCGCCAGTGGAACCTCAAGGCGGGCTTCACCCATTCGGACGACAACCTGCCGGAACGCCTCCTCAAATCCCCCATCAAGACCGGTCCCGCCAAGGGCGAAGTGAACCGCCTGGGCGAAATGCTGCCCGAGTACTACAAGCTGAGGGGCTGGGATGACCAGGGGGTGCCCACCCAGGCCAAGCTCCAGGAACTGTCGCTCGTCTGA
- a CDS encoding MoaD/ThiS family protein yields the protein MHIKYFADVRRLSGCFEETWTLPAATLGELVNGLAGLHGQAFGERVQPEGKLSSTIIVLVNGQNIVHLDGLATRLDPGDTVAFFPMVAGG from the coding sequence ATGCACATCAAGTACTTCGCCGACGTCCGGCGCCTCTCGGGGTGTTTCGAGGAGACCTGGACCCTTCCCGCCGCAACGCTCGGCGAGCTCGTGAATGGGCTCGCCGGGCTGCACGGCCAGGCCTTCGGGGAGCGGGTCCAGCCCGAAGGCAAGCTCAGCAGCACCATCATCGTCCTGGTCAACGGCCAGAACATCGTGCACCTGGATGGCCTGGCCACCCGCCTCGACCCCGGGGACACCGTCGCCTTTTTCCCCATGGTCGCCGGCGGCTGA
- a CDS encoding proton-conducting transporter transmembrane domain-containing protein: MNDSLLILFPLAALLGGILLQGLLAGVLSPRGKGRLAFTAVLAALAGVGLALGRGRVLEASFGAWDGPIRLAYHVDGLSLLFALMGTGIGAAVLLYAVSYMEEERANTRFYSLVLLFIAGLVHLVYTADLFLLYVSWEVVGLCSFLLVGFWYRKEEAAYGARKVLTMTHLAGYGLLAAVILLFARTGSTLWTDPRVQGAFTTGLFLLVLGACLAKSVQFPLHTWIPDAMAAPTPVSALLHAACYVKAGVYLIARLHAFGPWPVAWGAVLAWLGAATIVVGALLALSQRDLKRLLAYSTVSQIGYMMLGLGLGTPLAVAAGLLHCLNHGLFKGGLFLCAGAVQHATGTRDMERLGGLGKRMPRTLALWLVVAGSIAGVPLLNGFVSKWLIYNAALEAGQPLLALVPWVGSILTVFMFLKATTGVFLGPETPDAAHAHEASGGMLAGIGVLAAGCVVLGTAPQLAMRFLINPLLPALGFAPLTGVGWFGLATGQGSWYASAGFLLGLVAMAFGLLVFSLARPARGVVAAGASGVFTGGEPTDGRLGAGDFARILADALGPFYRGVDVDRFYLLLWRALNRVGAGLDALSRGAEGRAPVLLAAFCVALGLAGGFVPSGPVRELPVPPFLAAAVAVAWLGLAAAGRGRVPFLLAGFLALAGMVLAHGLVRGVLLEAAAVAALLALTRDQGSRAYLAAVLLSAVGTLGGALAAEHGLPRLAMALLLPGLGIKIGLVPLSLWLTRVAERAPVLVTGLIIAVVDVAALTELLAEPGRFAGPAWVAFGLLSAVAGAVLALGTDNLKRFLAYSTVVDMGLLTLGVALGAGALPGVVLGAAVHALAKALLFVAASVPEAAGASLAGPRGLAARHPLAAAGFLVGALSVVGVPPTLGFGAHWRLFGAAAGHPWLLAVLLGVTMLSVAVYARAVTRFWWGGEATEPSMACPPVPRIVILVLAGLLLVLGLCGRMPWAF, encoded by the coding sequence TTGAACGATTCGCTCCTGATCCTCTTCCCCCTGGCCGCGCTCCTGGGCGGCATCCTCCTGCAGGGCCTGTTGGCCGGCGTCCTCTCCCCCCGGGGGAAGGGACGGCTGGCCTTCACGGCCGTGCTGGCGGCCCTGGCCGGGGTGGGGCTGGCCCTGGGCCGGGGGCGGGTGCTGGAGGCCTCCTTCGGCGCCTGGGACGGGCCCATCCGCCTGGCCTACCACGTGGACGGCCTCTCGCTCCTCTTCGCCCTCATGGGCACGGGGATCGGCGCCGCGGTGCTGCTGTACGCCGTGTCCTACATGGAGGAGGAGCGGGCCAACACCCGGTTCTACAGCCTGGTGCTGCTCTTCATCGCGGGGCTGGTGCACCTGGTGTACACCGCCGACCTCTTCCTGCTGTACGTGAGCTGGGAGGTGGTGGGCCTCTGCTCCTTCCTCCTGGTGGGCTTCTGGTACCGCAAGGAGGAGGCCGCGTACGGGGCGCGCAAGGTGCTCACCATGACCCACCTGGCCGGCTACGGCCTGCTGGCGGCGGTGATCCTGCTCTTCGCCCGCACCGGGTCCACCCTCTGGACGGACCCCCGGGTGCAGGGGGCCTTCACCACGGGGCTCTTCCTGCTGGTGCTGGGGGCCTGCCTGGCCAAGTCCGTGCAGTTCCCCCTGCACACCTGGATCCCCGACGCCATGGCCGCGCCCACGCCGGTGAGCGCGCTGCTCCACGCCGCCTGCTACGTGAAGGCGGGCGTGTACCTCATCGCCCGGCTCCACGCCTTCGGGCCCTGGCCGGTGGCCTGGGGCGCGGTACTGGCCTGGCTGGGGGCCGCCACCATCGTGGTTGGCGCCCTCCTGGCGCTGTCCCAGCGGGACCTGAAGCGCCTGCTGGCCTACTCCACGGTGAGCCAGATCGGCTACATGATGCTGGGGCTGGGCCTGGGCACGCCCCTGGCCGTGGCCGCCGGACTCCTGCACTGCCTGAACCACGGCCTCTTCAAGGGCGGCCTGTTCCTGTGCGCGGGGGCCGTGCAGCACGCCACGGGCACCCGGGACATGGAGCGCCTGGGCGGCCTGGGCAAGCGCATGCCCCGGACCCTGGCCCTGTGGCTGGTGGTGGCCGGCAGCATCGCCGGCGTGCCGCTGCTCAACGGGTTCGTGAGCAAGTGGCTCATCTACAACGCCGCCCTGGAGGCGGGGCAGCCCCTGCTGGCCCTGGTGCCCTGGGTGGGCAGCATCCTCACCGTGTTCATGTTCCTGAAGGCCACCACGGGCGTCTTCCTGGGGCCCGAAACCCCCGACGCGGCCCACGCCCACGAAGCCTCGGGCGGCATGCTGGCAGGCATCGGCGTCCTGGCCGCGGGGTGCGTGGTGCTGGGCACCGCGCCCCAGCTGGCCATGCGGTTCCTCATCAATCCCCTGCTGCCGGCCCTGGGCTTCGCGCCCCTCACGGGCGTGGGCTGGTTCGGGCTGGCCACGGGGCAGGGGAGCTGGTACGCCTCCGCCGGCTTCCTGCTGGGCCTGGTGGCCATGGCCTTCGGGCTGCTTGTGTTCAGCCTGGCCCGCCCCGCCCGGGGCGTCGTGGCCGCGGGAGCCTCCGGCGTCTTCACCGGCGGGGAGCCCACCGATGGGCGCCTGGGGGCGGGGGACTTCGCCCGCATCCTGGCGGACGCCCTGGGGCCCTTCTACCGCGGGGTGGACGTGGACCGCTTCTACCTGCTGCTCTGGCGCGCCCTGAACCGGGTGGGCGCGGGGCTGGACGCCCTGTCCCGGGGCGCCGAGGGGCGGGCCCCGGTCCTCCTGGCGGCCTTCTGCGTGGCCCTGGGCCTGGCCGGGGGCTTCGTGCCCAGCGGGCCGGTGCGGGAACTGCCGGTGCCCCCCTTCCTGGCGGCGGCCGTGGCCGTGGCCTGGCTGGGGCTGGCCGCCGCGGGGCGGGGCCGGGTGCCGTTCCTGCTGGCGGGTTTCCTGGCCCTGGCGGGCATGGTGCTGGCCCACGGACTGGTCCGGGGGGTGCTGCTGGAGGCCGCGGCGGTGGCCGCCCTCCTGGCCCTCACCCGGGACCAGGGTTCCCGGGCCTACCTGGCGGCGGTGCTGCTTTCCGCCGTGGGCACCCTGGGCGGCGCCCTGGCCGCGGAGCACGGGCTGCCCCGGCTGGCCATGGCCCTCCTGCTGCCGGGCCTGGGCATCAAGATCGGCCTGGTGCCCCTCTCCCTGTGGCTGACCCGGGTGGCGGAACGGGCCCCCGTCCTGGTCACGGGCCTCATCATCGCCGTGGTGGACGTGGCCGCGCTCACGGAACTGCTGGCCGAACCCGGGCGCTTCGCCGGCCCGGCCTGGGTGGCCTTCGGCCTCCTGTCGGCCGTGGCCGGGGCGGTGCTGGCCCTGGGCACGGACAACCTCAAGCGCTTCCTCGCCTACTCCACCGTCGTGGACATGGGCCTGCTCACCCTGGGCGTCGCCCTGGGGGCGGGGGCGCTGCCCGGGGTGGTGCTGGGGGCGGCGGTGCACGCCCTGGCCAAGGCGCTGCTGTTCGTGGCGGCCTCCGTGCCCGAGGCCGCGGGCGCCTCCCTGGCGGGGCCCCGGGGGCTGGCGGCCCGGCATCCCCTGGCCGCGGCGGGCTTCCTGGTGGGCGCCCTGTCGGTGGTGGGGGTGCCGCCCACCCTGGGCTTCGGGGCCCACTGGCGGCTCTTCGGGGCGGCGGCGGGGCATCCCTGGCTGCTGGCCGTTCTCCTGGGGGTGACCATGCTTTCCGTGGCGGTGTACGCCCGGGCCGTCACCCGCTTCTGGTGGGGCGGGGAGGCCACGGAACCCTCCATGGCCTGCCCTCCGGTGCCCCGAATCGTGATCCTCGTCCTGGCGGGCCTCCTGCTCGTCCTGGGCCTCTGCGGGAGGATGCCATGGGCGTTCTAG
- a CDS encoding NADH-quinone oxidoreductase subunit B family protein: MGVLEPILLRLVDRARRKSAWLFHFNAGACNGCDIELVACLTPRYDVEQLGIRLEGSPRHADILCVTGPVTRTTREALRTIHAQLPDPKVVVAIGSCPATANVFAGSPVIDGPVDRIIPVDLFIPGCPPRPNAVVQGIAEAIELLVAKGVAQ, encoded by the coding sequence ATGGGCGTTCTAGAACCCATTCTGCTCCGCCTGGTGGACCGGGCCCGGCGCAAATCGGCCTGGCTCTTCCACTTCAACGCCGGCGCCTGCAACGGCTGCGACATCGAGCTGGTGGCCTGCCTCACGCCCCGCTATGACGTGGAGCAGCTGGGCATCCGCCTGGAAGGCAGCCCCCGCCACGCGGATATCCTCTGCGTCACGGGCCCGGTCACCCGCACCACCCGGGAGGCCCTGAGGACCATACACGCCCAGCTCCCGGATCCCAAGGTGGTGGTGGCCATCGGCAGCTGCCCGGCCACGGCCAACGTCTTCGCCGGCAGCCCCGTCATCGACGGACCGGTGGACCGCATCATCCCCGTGGATCTCTTCATCCCCGGCTGCCCCCCCCGGCCCAACGCCGTCGTCCAGGGCATCGCGGAGGCCATCGAGCTCCTGGTGGCCAAGGGGGTGGCCCAATGA
- a CDS encoding respiratory chain complex I subunit 1 family protein, whose translation MTRLFLALLVFPGLLYAVPMGWLMLGSERKVVARLQGRVGPPLTQGFYDFVKLLAKAPVPRAETFLLTLLPILAVASTLGALALLPVGAGGFTGDLIVFVGLLEMAPLCSVLAGFASRSVYGEVGATREAVLGISGNVPFLAALLALASAAGSLQLAAVAGGAPWVVRGPALLALLACLPVKLRMNPFSVANAEQEILAGPLTEMDGPRLALWELAHALEWVVLAGLVAVLVVPGRGGAFVLVSFAVVPLLGTLAAATARFKIDQAARFLWIWAVLAAVLAFFAAMAVRHGSL comes from the coding sequence ATGACCCGCCTTTTCCTGGCCCTCCTGGTCTTTCCCGGGCTGCTCTACGCCGTGCCCATGGGCTGGCTCATGCTGGGCAGCGAACGCAAGGTGGTGGCCCGCCTCCAGGGGCGCGTGGGGCCCCCGCTCACCCAGGGGTTCTACGATTTCGTCAAGCTCCTGGCCAAGGCCCCCGTGCCCCGGGCCGAGACCTTCCTCCTGACCCTGCTGCCCATCCTGGCGGTGGCCTCCACCCTGGGGGCCCTGGCCCTGCTGCCGGTGGGGGCCGGGGGCTTCACGGGGGACCTCATCGTCTTCGTGGGGCTGCTGGAGATGGCGCCCCTGTGTTCGGTGCTGGCGGGCTTCGCCTCCCGGTCCGTGTACGGCGAAGTGGGCGCCACCCGGGAAGCCGTCCTGGGCATCAGCGGGAACGTGCCCTTCCTGGCGGCCCTCCTGGCCCTGGCCTCCGCCGCGGGCAGCCTCCAGCTGGCCGCCGTGGCCGGGGGCGCCCCCTGGGTGGTGCGGGGTCCCGCCCTCCTGGCCCTGCTGGCCTGCCTCCCCGTGAAGCTGCGCATGAACCCCTTCTCCGTGGCCAACGCCGAGCAGGAGATCCTCGCCGGGCCCCTCACGGAAATGGACGGACCCCGCCTGGCCCTGTGGGAACTGGCCCACGCCCTGGAATGGGTGGTGCTGGCCGGCCTGGTGGCCGTGCTGGTGGTCCCGGGCCGGGGCGGGGCCTTCGTCCTGGTGTCCTTCGCGGTGGTGCCCCTGCTGGGCACCCTGGCCGCCGCCACCGCCCGCTTCAAGATCGACCAGGCCGCCCGCTTCCTCTGGATCTGGGCCGTCCTGGCCGCGGTCCTGGCCTTCTTCGCGGCCATGGCCGTCCGCCACGGGAGCCTCTGA
- a CDS encoding 4Fe-4S dicluster domain-containing protein, translating into MFHILRRLAGNLAQGPVSLRFPAEVPPPAGLRGLVRIDPGRCLACGICSYVCVSNAITGAESQGAYAWAYEPGRCTFCGRCEDHCPGSALSMDPQAPPSYTTPGELARTATVAFPACPVCGEPNPHVTEEWIGKAFGAPNGETRELLRLCVRCRRRRIAQGMKQPHGGQP; encoded by the coding sequence ATGTTCCACATCCTACGCCGGCTGGCCGGCAACCTCGCCCAGGGCCCCGTCTCCCTTCGCTTCCCCGCGGAGGTGCCGCCCCCGGCGGGCCTGCGCGGCCTCGTTCGCATCGATCCCGGCCGCTGCCTGGCCTGCGGCATCTGCTCCTACGTGTGCGTGAGCAACGCCATCACCGGCGCCGAGAGCCAGGGCGCCTACGCCTGGGCCTACGAACCGGGCCGCTGCACCTTCTGCGGCCGCTGCGAGGACCACTGCCCCGGAAGCGCGCTGTCCATGGACCCCCAGGCGCCCCCCAGCTACACGACCCCCGGGGAACTGGCCCGCACCGCCACGGTGGCCTTCCCGGCCTGTCCCGTCTGCGGCGAACCCAACCCCCACGTCACCGAGGAATGGATCGGCAAGGCCTTCGGGGCGCCCAACGGGGAGACCCGCGAACTACTCCGCCTGTGCGTGCGCTGCCGCCGCCGGCGCATCGCCCAGGGCATGAAGCAGCCCCACGGAGGCCAGCCATGA
- a CDS encoding NADH-quinone oxidoreductase subunit C, which yields MMTEILRERCGGEWVRRLDGWWRCLALEEVVPAARALKEGGARFATLLVRPVDGGLQVSWHWDLGGTLLSLRATVAGDAVLPSLGDLWPCTDWAEREARDYYAVSFSGRETTPPLMLREGDAPGVLLPGRNA from the coding sequence ATGATGACCGAAATCCTGCGGGAACGCTGCGGCGGGGAATGGGTCCGCCGCCTTGACGGCTGGTGGCGCTGCCTGGCCCTGGAGGAGGTGGTGCCCGCGGCCCGGGCCCTGAAGGAGGGCGGCGCCCGCTTCGCCACGCTCCTGGTGCGCCCGGTGGACGGGGGGCTCCAGGTGTCCTGGCACTGGGACCTGGGGGGCACCCTGCTGTCCCTGCGCGCCACCGTGGCGGGGGACGCCGTCCTCCCCAGCCTGGGGGACCTCTGGCCCTGCACCGACTGGGCGGAGCGGGAGGCCCGGGACTACTACGCGGTGAGCTTTTCCGGCCGGGAGACCACCCCGCCCCTGATGCTGCGGGAGGGGGACGCCCCCGGCGTGCTGCTCCCCGGGAGGAACGCATGA
- a CDS encoding hydrogenase large subunit: MTYRVPIGPYHLALEEPYKIEVACEGENVTGARLTVGYNFRGIEWLAEHKNITQSIALMERVCGICSNVHSMTFCLALERIGALEVPARAQHIRVVMAELERIHSHILWAGVAAELTGFHSLFMTCFHLRERVMDLLERISGNRVNYSMNRIGGVNRDLVCEGEVLAGIREIRAGLLETLIPIFTTDRTLAARCAGVGRLTREDALAYGAVGPVARASGVDQDLRRDAPYLVYGQLDFPVPVGANGDVFDRVVVRAQELLASCSLVEQAIERMPAGPIHQGDLYAVAPGEAVMRIEAPRGEVFYYVASDGTDLPARVKVRTPTFLNIPTVVPMLTGAALADVPLIQGSIDPCYSCTDR; this comes from the coding sequence ATGACGTACCGTGTGCCCATCGGCCCCTACCACCTGGCCCTGGAGGAGCCCTACAAGATCGAAGTGGCGTGCGAAGGCGAGAACGTCACCGGGGCCCGGCTCACCGTGGGCTACAACTTCCGGGGCATCGAGTGGCTGGCCGAGCACAAGAACATCACCCAGAGCATCGCCCTCATGGAGCGGGTGTGCGGCATCTGCTCCAATGTCCACTCCATGACCTTCTGCCTGGCCCTGGAGCGCATCGGCGCCCTGGAGGTCCCGGCCCGGGCCCAGCACATCCGGGTGGTCATGGCCGAACTGGAACGGATCCATTCCCACATCCTGTGGGCCGGGGTGGCCGCGGAGCTCACGGGGTTCCACAGCCTGTTCATGACCTGCTTCCACCTGCGGGAGCGGGTGATGGACCTGCTGGAGCGCATCTCCGGCAACCGGGTGAACTATTCCATGAACCGCATCGGGGGCGTGAACCGGGACCTGGTGTGCGAAGGGGAGGTCCTGGCCGGCATCCGGGAGATCCGCGCCGGGCTCCTGGAGACCCTGATCCCCATCTTCACCACGGACCGCACCTTGGCCGCCCGGTGCGCCGGGGTGGGCCGCCTCACCCGGGAGGACGCCCTGGCCTACGGCGCCGTGGGTCCCGTGGCCCGGGCCTCGGGGGTGGACCAGGACCTGCGCCGGGACGCCCCGTACCTGGTGTACGGCCAGCTGGACTTCCCCGTGCCCGTGGGGGCCAACGGGGATGTGTTCGACCGGGTGGTGGTGCGGGCCCAGGAGCTCCTGGCCAGCTGCTCGCTGGTGGAGCAGGCCATCGAGCGCATGCCCGCCGGACCCATCCACCAGGGGGACCTGTACGCGGTGGCCCCCGGGGAAGCCGTCATGCGCATCGAGGCCCCCCGGGGCGAGGTGTTCTACTACGTGGCCTCCGACGGCACGGACCTCCCCGCGCGGGTGAAGGTGCGCACCCCCACCTTCCTCAACATCCCCACCGTGGTGCCCATGCTCACGGGGGCGGCCCTGGCGGACGTCCCCCTCATCCAGGGGTCCATCGACCCCTGCTACTCCTGCACGGACCGGTAG